In the genome of Rhodothermales bacterium, the window CGCGTCGAGCCGGTCTCGTTCGACGACGCGCTCATCGCCCGGGTGCAGGCGGCGGCGGACGGTCGGGGCTACGCGAGCCGGCGGATGATCAGCGGCGCGAGTCACGACGCGCAGATCATGGCGTCCCGGTATCCCACCGTGATGCTGTTCGTGCCCAGCCGGGGCGGCGTGAGCCACGATGTGACCGAATACACCGCGCCTGAGCACCTGGCGGCCGGCGTGGAGGTGTTGCTGGATGCGGCGCTCGCCACCGCCGGCGTGGCCTAGCGCAGCCCGACGAAATCCAGACCGTTCGCGTACTTCGAGTACCGCGAGATCCGGAAGGGGAACGCCCCGGCGATCCGGTCGGCGTCCGCCGCGTCTTCGACGGCATATTTGATCTCCACGATAGAGCGCCCGGTGTCGACGGCGCGGCGGAGCGGGTCCAGGCCTCGGGGAGACGCGCCGTGGAAGGTGAGGTCGGTGTCGACCGTGATGCGGAAGCGCCGGTCGGCCGACAGGTAGTAGGTGCGGTAGTACCGGTTGACGAGCGCCGGCTCCACCCACTGCAGCCGCAGGCGGTAGGGCTCGGGAAGTCGCGCCGCGATCGCGTCGGTCCAGTCCGGCGGCCATTCCGCGGCGAAATCGAAGGCGGGCAACGCGATCAGTTCCTTGCGGCCGGTGAGCCCGTGTTTGATCTTGAACTCGAGCCGGGGCGCGGCGACGCGGCCGAAGAGCGGACCGTACCAGCGGATCCGGATCTTCATCCGGTTCATGACGCCTTCGACGGTCTGCCGGTAGCTCGAACGGGTCGGGTCGTCGAGGTAGATGTTGTTGACGTGCCGGCCGGCGTAGATCGGGCGGAAGAGCCCGTGATTGACGCGCAGGATGGCCTCGATCTCCGGGCGCGCGAGCCCTTCGGCGACGAGTTTGCGTTCGTAGCGCGGTTCAGCGTGTTCGACCGCCGCCGGCCGGGTCTCGACGCCGGGGAGGAGGCTACTCGGAAGCTTTGCCGTAAACATGACCGTAGAGCAGATCGCCTACGCGATCTCCAGTGGGGCGCTGCAGGGCCCCGTTGATAAACAGGGACGATCCGGTCTCGAGCAACAGGGGGGTCTCGACGGCGTCCATGCGCAGGTTATACGCCTCGGCGGAGGCCGGGCCGAATTCGGACTTCTTCTGGAAGATGGCGAAGCCGAGCCGGCTGTCGATGATGGAGGCGTTGCGGAGGGTGACGACCGATTTGTCCTTGCTGGCGATGGCGATGGCGCTGCCGACGATCGTTACGCTGTCGGCTTCCAGCACGCTGTATTCGCCGGCGCTGAGCGCCTTGTCGCCCGCGCCGCGCACATGGATGCCCACGGCGCGCACCTGCGAGCCCGAAATGTCGATGCCGTCGTTCCCGAGGCGCTCGAAACGC includes:
- a CDS encoding VTC domain-containing protein; protein product: MFTAKLPSSLLPGVETRPAAVEHAEPRYERKLVAEGLARPEIEAILRVNHGLFRPIYAGRHVNNIYLDDPTRSSYRQTVEGVMNRMKIRIRWYGPLFGRVAAPRLEFKIKHGLTGRKELIALPAFDFAAEWPPDWTDAIAARLPEPYRLRLQWVEPALVNRYYRTYYLSADRRFRITVDTDLTFHGASPRGLDPLRRAVDTGRSIVEIKYAVEDAADADRIAGAFPFRISRYSKYANGLDFVGLR